Genomic DNA from Deinococcus sonorensis KR-87:
CGGTGACGGTGAAGTCCCGCGCACCGGTCCACCGTGTGCTGCGCCTGCGCGGCGCTTTACAAAGCTTGGGATGGCGGCGCCTGTCCTGCGGCGCGGGACGTGCCCCCAGCAGGTGACGGAACGGCGCACGAAGGACGGTCCCGCCACCGGGGAGGGCCGCAGCCACCGGGCAGCCGTGGGGGTGGGTGGGCCCGCTGGTCCTGCTGCCTTAAACACATCGGCCGGTGGTCCAGCGGGGAGCTCAAGCAGATTCAGGCTCGCCTGCCGCACGTGGCGACCCGCCCGGAACAGCCTCAGGGCTCCCCTCCTCCCGAACGTGCCCGCCGGCCTGCTCTCACAGCACACCGTCCCGGAGACGGTATCCTATGAACGGTTGGTGAGGGTTTGGCAAACATCGCCACCGCCGGGAGGATCACGTGCTGCACTACACGCCAGAGGTGTTGGCCTTCGTTGTCTCGCTGATCCTGACGCTCTGCCTTGGGCTGGTGGCGGCCGGCCGAAAAACGCCCGCCGCGCAGACGTTCTTCTGGCTGATGGTCTCGCTCAGCATCTGGACCGGGTGCTACATCTTGGAACTCTCGAGCGTCACCGAGAGTGGCAAGCGGTTCTGGCTGATCGCCAAATACCTGGGCGCCGCGCCCGCGCCGGTGGTGTGGTTCCTGTTCTCCCTCTACGCCACCTCGCGCGAAGCGTGGCTCAACCGGACGGTGCGGGTGGCGCTCACCGGCTGGGTGCTGCTCACGCTCGGCATCGTGTGGACCAACAGCGCGCATCATCTGATGTGGATGTCCATGCACGTCGAGGCCGGGCAACCTGAACTGCAGGTCCATCACGGCCCGTTCTTCTGGGCCTACGCCGCCGCCATCTACGCGTTCATCCTGACAAGTGTGGCGCTGTTTTTCAACTTCTACCGCACCACCCAGCCGCTCTTCCGGCGCCAGGGGCTGCTGCTGACGCTGGGCGGCTTCGCCCCGCTGGCCGGGCGGATGTCCGAAGACCTGTTCGGGCTGGATCTGCTGCCGAGGGTGGACGAAGTGGTGTTCTTCTTTCTGTTGTCCGGCATCTTCTTCGCGCTGGCGCTGTTTCGGTACAACACGCTGCGCGTCGTGCCGATCGCCCATCACACCGTGATTCACAACATCCGGGCCGGCATCGTGGTCCTCGATCCGGGCGATCACATCATCGACCTGAATCCGTTCGCCCGTGAACTCTTCGGCCCGACGTCGAAGGACATGATCGGGGCCCGGCTGCCGGACGTGCTGCCCAGCCTCATGCCGGCGGCCATGGGCCGTGAGACGCTGGACGACGTGACGTTCGTGCGTGACGGCGTTCAGGCTCATTTTTCGCTGCACCGCTCGCCCATCCCGGGACCGGCGGGGCGACTCAACGGACACGCCCTGGTGCTCTTCGACATCACGGCCCGCCGGGAAGCGGAACGGCAACTGGAAGTCCAGGCCCAGACCGACGCCCTGACCGGCGTGACCAATCGGCGGCGCTTCCTTGAGCTCGCCGAAACCCAGGTCCAGGACGAGGGGGGCCGCTGTGCTGTGCTGATGCTCGACATCGACCGCTTCAAGACTATCAATGACACCCATGGCCACGCGGCCGGTGACCAGGTGCTCCGTGAGACGGCCCGGGCGTGCCGCTCGAGTCTCGGCCCGTCGGCGCTGTTCGCCCGGTATGGCGGCGAGGAATTCGTGGCGTTGCTGTCGGAGGTCACACCGCACGAAGCGGAACTGGCCGCAGGGGCGCTGCGCGCTGCGGTCGAAGCGCTGCGTCTGGAGCACGAGGGCCGCCAGGTGCCGGTCACACTGAGCATCGGTGCCGCCGTGTACGAGGGCACCCCGCACGACAGCCTGGAGCGCTGCATGCGCCGGGCCGATGCGGCGCTGTACGCCTCGAAAGCCAACGGCCGCAACCAGGTCACCGTTGCTCCTGCCGGCGTCCCGGTGGCCGGTCTGGCAAGCTGAGGACCCAGATCTCCAGCGCCTGGCGGGCATGAGGAGCGCTTCAGTGCATTCCCGCCCTTGACCGGCCCCTGCCGGATGCTGCAGGACACCGTGAGCTGGGCGGTTTCGTCCACCCACGCGGCCCGAGCCGACCTCTCCGCCCGCACCGGCCGTCTCGCTTCAGCGTATCCCCGGGCGGCCACCCGCCCAGAGCGCGAAGGCCTGTCCGCGCCGGTCCCATCCAGGCGGGGAGGGGCATCCTGGAGGTCACCACACTGACCCTCGTCTCATCGGCGACCCTGTGGTGTACCCGCCGGGCCTTCCATCGGTCCAGCGGGTGCAGGTGGCCCGGGTTACCCGCCCGGCGTGGGTTTCGGGTGCTGGTTCAGGTACAGGATGTCACTGCCCGGCTGATACAGGTAGCGCCGTCCGCCCAGCACCTTCACCGTTTCGGTGGTGCCGCCGTCATACTCGAGCGTCACCGTGTCGCCCTCAAGCGCGGGACCCGGCTGCACCCGGTAGCGCCCCCAGACGGTGATCAGCTCGTGCACCGGCTGGAAGTTCGCGTCCACGCCCTTCGCGAGCCAGCTGTTGTGCCAGAAGCGCCCGTTCGGCAGGAAGTTGAACTCCACCGCCTGCCCGGTCTTGTATTCATGCACCACCTGGTAGGGATCGGTGTAATAGGCCGTCAGGATGGTCATGTCCTCGACGTCCAGCCCCTCCCCGCTGTAGACGGTGGCGCCCGCGCACACCCGGCCCGGCTGCGGGTCATTCTTGGCGTTGCTGGCCACGATCGGCCCCACCGGGTAGCGCGCCTGCCAGGTCTGCGCGTCGGCGGCCGCGGCGGCCGTCTGCCGGGCGTACTCTCCCGGGGCGTCGCCCGCGCTGCCGGTGCGGTTCATCTCGATCCAACCGGCTACCGTCATGCCGTTCCCGCTCACCCCGTAGCTTTCACGGTCCGGACCGGAGATCAGCCAGTGGAAGTCCAGCTTGCCCTGCCGGACCTGCCAGGTGCCCGGCTGCGCGCCGACCTTGGTGCCGGGCCGGGTGTCCAGCATGAACGCCCGGCCGTCCGGTAGAAAAGCGAGCTCCAGCTTGTCCGTGACGTCCGTCCACACCCCGAAGAGCGCCGCATCGAGCGGACCAGCGGCCGGCGCGGCGATCGGCCCGGCGGGCGGGCACGGCCCGCTGCCGGGCGGGGTGGACGGCGTGCCCGGACCCGGCGGGGTGGACGGTGTCCCCCCACCGGAGGTGCTGGGCGGCGTGCCCCCACCGGACTGGGTGGGCGGCGTGCCGGACCCGGACGGGGAGGAGGGCGTCGGGGCGCTGCCAGCGCCGCAGGCGGTCATGGCCAGCAGGGCAGTCAGGACCAGCGGTTTCAGGATGGGCATGTCGATCAGGCTCCTTTCGGTCAGGGACGCTGTTTGACCTGCCGACACCGTACGGCACCGCCCAGGACGGCCACATCGTTCATTCGAACCTGACGCCTGTCCGCTGGCCCGGTTCGAATGAACGATGTGCCGCCGGCTCCTCAAGTGAACGGGCGAACGTCCAGGAGGTGCACACAGCGGCCGCCTGGCCGAGCGCTCCCGCGGAACGATCCGGGCGTCGCCTGCGGGCCCTCGTGACGCTCGCGCCCGGCCGTGAGGGCTCGAGCCTGACAGTTGCATTCGGCAGCCCTGCACCTGGTGTCACCCTGAGTTCGGACCGACACGGGCCTCACCGCGCTGCGCCGGTCCCGCCCGAGAGGCGGGATCAGGACCGCGGACATCCCCAGGGCGGACGGCACACCCGGAACGGACGACCGCCTCAACCAGCGGGTCCTTCGCTCAGTCGCACCCGGCGTCCCGTGGCCTGAGCCTCCAGGGCGGCGTCGATGATGTGCTGCACCTTGAGGCCCACATCAAAGCCCGGACATGCCGCCCCGCCATGGGCAATCGCCTCCACGAACGCCCGGGGCCCCACCGGCTGCTCCGCGAACAGCTCAAAGATGTTCCGCTGCGGATCACCGTACGACGCTGGCACCTCCAGCGTCCTGAAGGCCGGCTCATCCCGCCGGATGCCCCGGAACACCAGCGAGCTCCCCAGCGTGTTGAAGGTGTATGTGGCGTCGAGCGTGCCGTCACTGCCGGCCAGCAGGGTGTGGAGCCGCATGCCTCCGCCCGTCGGGATGTTCGCGCTCACCTGGATGGTGGCTTGTGCACCTCCGTCCATCCCCAGGATCAGGGACGCCGTGTCATTGGCCGCGTGCACCGTCCGGCCGTCCGGGCTGCGGCGCGGCAGCATGACGTCCAGGTGCGCGCTGACCTCCCGCGCCTCCCCGATGAGCAGCAGGGCGAGATCAATCATGTGCGACCCCAGGTCACCGAGGATCCCGTTGGCCCGCGCGGCATCGAACCGCCACATGTAGTCGGTTGACGCCGCGTAGTCGCCCTGGAACACGAACTGCGCCTGAACCGGCTGGCCGACAAACCCACCTCGGATCAGGTCATGCAGGGAGCGGATGTGGGGCAGCCAACGCCACGTGAACAGCACCATGTGCTGCACCTGCCGTTCGGTGGCTCTTCGGTACATCTGTGCCGCCTCGGTGGCATTCAGCGCCAGGGGCTTCTCGCACAGGACATGCAAGCCCGCATCCAGGGCGGACATCGTCATTGAATAGTGCAGATCGTCGGGGGTGCAGATGACGACGGCGTCGAGGGTGCCGTCACGGATCAATGCCCGATGATCCAGAAACACACCTGGGATACCGTACTTCTGTGCGAGTTCACGGGCACGCTGGTCGTCGCGGCCGCAGACCGCCACGACGTGAGCCGCTGGGTCCCGCGTGAGGCTCGCGAGGTACATGTGCTCTGCCCACCAACTGGTCCCGATCACACCAACGCGCACCTGGGCCATCGCTTCTGCGTCCTTTCCGAGGGGTGAGAGGAAGACCAGCATACGACTTGCGTTGCTCCGGTTGGCGCGTGAAGGAACGGGATCGCGCGTCGTGGCTCCCCGCATGATCGTCGGCAGTCGAGGACCCGGGTGATGAGGATCGTCGTCCCGGAAGCTCAACCGAGCAGCCCTTCACCCGTCAACCGAGCACACCGTTCGCGCCCGGCGTGGAGGGATCACTGCAGGGGCAGGGTCATCCCCGGCCTCGCGCCACAGGGACGCCACCGGCGGACCCGCTCACCTCATCGGCTGGCCGACAGCACGCGGAGGGCCGCGGCAACCGCCGGGTCGTCTTCCGGCGGCTGCATGGGGGCCAGCGGCAGCAGCACGTCCGGCTGAAT
This window encodes:
- a CDS encoding histidine kinase N-terminal 7TM domain-containing diguanylate cyclase, which produces MLAFVVSLILTLCLGLVAAGRKTPAAQTFFWLMVSLSIWTGCYILELSSVTESGKRFWLIAKYLGAAPAPVVWFLFSLYATSREAWLNRTVRVALTGWVLLTLGIVWTNSAHHLMWMSMHVEAGQPELQVHHGPFFWAYAAAIYAFILTSVALFFNFYRTTQPLFRRQGLLLTLGGFAPLAGRMSEDLFGLDLLPRVDEVVFFFLLSGIFFALALFRYNTLRVVPIAHHTVIHNIRAGIVVLDPGDHIIDLNPFARELFGPTSKDMIGARLPDVLPSLMPAAMGRETLDDVTFVRDGVQAHFSLHRSPIPGPAGRLNGHALVLFDITARREAERQLEVQAQTDALTGVTNRRRFLELAETQVQDEGGRCAVLMLDIDRFKTINDTHGHAAGDQVLRETARACRSSLGPSALFARYGGEEFVALLSEVTPHEAELAAGALRAAVEALRLEHEGRQVPVTLSIGAAVYEGTPHDSLERCMRRADAALYASKANGRNQVTVAPAGVPVAGLAS
- a CDS encoding Gfo/Idh/MocA family protein — translated: MSFRDDDPHHPGPRLPTIMRGATTRDPVPSRANRSNASRMLVFLSPLGKDAEAMAQVRVGVIGTSWWAEHMYLASLTRDPAAHVVAVCGRDDQRARELAQKYGIPGVFLDHRALIRDGTLDAVVICTPDDLHYSMTMSALDAGLHVLCEKPLALNATEAAQMYRRATERQVQHMVLFTWRWLPHIRSLHDLIRGGFVGQPVQAQFVFQGDYAASTDYMWRFDAARANGILGDLGSHMIDLALLLIGEAREVSAHLDVMLPRRSPDGRTVHAANDTASLILGMDGGAQATIQVSANIPTGGGMRLHTLLAGSDGTLDATYTFNTLGSSLVFRGIRRDEPAFRTLEVPASYGDPQRNIFELFAEQPVGPRAFVEAIAHGGAACPGFDVGLKVQHIIDAALEAQATGRRVRLSEGPAG